In a single window of the Bos taurus isolate L1 Dominette 01449 registration number 42190680 breed Hereford chromosome 23, ARS-UCD2.0, whole genome shotgun sequence genome:
- the RIOK1 gene encoding serine/threonine-protein kinase RIO1 isoform X1 yields the protein MDYRRLLMSRVVPGQFDDADSSDSENIDLKTLKEEDDVVFEDLQSNASEKMGESELEEEEGGDFDDDDDWAWGDGVRKLTRCYASGGGSNPQANRQTPSFNAAKMSTPADKVLRKFENKINLDKLNVTDSVINKVTEKSRQKEADMYRIKDKADRATVEQVLDPRTRMILFKMLTRGIIAEINGCISTGKEANVYHARTANGESRAIKIYKTSILVFKDRDKYVSGEFRFRHGYCKGNPRKMVKTWAEKEMRNLIRLNTAEIPCPEPILLRSHVLVMSFIGKDDMPAPLLKNVQLSESKARELYMQVIEYMRRMYQDARLVHADLSEFNMLYHGGGVYIIDVSQSVEHDHPHALEFLRKDCANVNDFFLKHGVAVMTVRELFEFVTDPSITSENMDAYLSKAMEIASQRTKEERSSQDHVDEEVFKRAYIPRTLNEVKNYERDMDIMMKLKEEDMAMNAQQDNILYQTVTGLKKDLSGVQKVPALLESQVQEETRSDSEDAGSAECSDTDSEEQGDHAGSRRPPADLEVDRKERKKMVKEAQREKRKNKIPKHVKKRKEKAAKMKRGK from the exons ATGGACTACCGGCGGTTGCTGATGAGTCGGGTGGTCCCCGGGCAGTTTGACGACGCGGACTCCTCGGACAG TGAAAACATTGACTTGAAGACCCTCAAAGAGGAAGATGATGTTGTGTTTGAAGACCTTCAGAGTAACGCCAGTGAGAAGATGGGCGAAAGTGagctggaagaggaggagggcgGAGACTTTGATGACGACGATGACTGGGCGTGGGGCGATGGCGTCAGAAAGCTCACCCGGTGTTACGCTTCAGGTGGAGGGAGTAACCCTCAG GCCAATAGACAGACTCCCAGCTTCAATGCAGCTAAAATGTCTACTCCAGCAGACAAAGTTTTACGGAAATTTGAGAATAAAATTAATCTAG ataaGCTAAATGTTACTGATTCTGTAATAAACAAAGTCACCGAAAAGTCTCGACAAAAGGAAGCAGATAT GTATCGCATCAAAGATAAGGCGGACAGAGCAACTGTAGAACAG GTGTTGGACCCCAGAACACGAATGATCCTGTTCAAGATGCTGACGAGGGGCATCATAGCGGAGATCAATGGCTGCATCAGCACCGGAAAAGAG GCTAATGTGTATCATGCTCGCACAGCAAATGGAGAGAGCAGAGCAATCAAAATTTACAAAACTTCAATTCTGGTGTTCAAAGACCGGGATAAGTACGTCAGTGGGGAATTCAG ATTTCGCCATGGCTACTGTAAAGGCAACCCCAGAAAAATGGTGAAAACgtgggcagagaaggaaatgaggaaCTTAATCAG GCTAAACACAGCAGAGATTCCGTGCCCGGAACCCATCCTGCTGCGAAGTCATGTTCTCGTCATGAGTTTCATCGGCAAAGACGACAT GCCAGCGCCACTCTTGAAAAACGTCCAGTTATCAGAGTCCAAGGCTCGGGAGTTGTACATGCAGGTGATCGAGTACATGAGGAGAATGTACCAGGATGCCAGGCTGGTGCACGCGGACCTCAGTGAATTCAACATGCT GTACCATGGCGGAGGTGTGTACATCATCGATGTTTCTCAGTCCGTGGAGCACGACCACCCACACGCCTTGGAGTTCTTGAGAAAGGACTGCGCCAACGTCAATG ATTTCTTTCTGAAGCATGGCGTTGCCGTGATGACTGTGCGGGAGCTCTTTGAATTTGTCACGGATCCATCAATCACATCCGAGAACATGGATGCGTATCTCTCAAAG gCCATGGAAATAGCATCTCAAAGGACCAAGGAAGAAAGGTCCAGCCAAGATCATGTGGATGAAGAG gtgtTCAAGCGAGCTTACATTCCTAGAACCTTGAATGAAGTGAAAAACTACGAGAGGGATATGGATATAATGATGAAACTgaaggaggaggacatggccatgAACGCCCAGCAGGACAAT ATTCTATACCAAACTGTCACAGGACTGAAGAAAGATCTGTCGGGTGTTCAGAAG GTCCCTGCACTCCTGGAAAGCCAGGTTCAGGAAGAGACTCGTTCTGATTCAGAAGATGCAGGGAGCGCGGAGTGCTCTGATACAGACTCTGAGGAGCAGGGGGATCACGCCGGCTCCAGGAGGCCCCCTGCCGACCTTGAAGTTGATAGAAAG gaaagaaaaaagatggtcaaggaagcccagagagaaaaaagaaaaaacaaaattcctaAACacgtgaaaaaaagaaaggagaaggcaGCCAAGATGAAAAGGGGCAAATAG
- the RIOK1 gene encoding serine/threonine-protein kinase RIO1 isoform X2 yields MGESELEEEEGGDFDDDDDWAWGDGVRKLTRCYASGGGSNPQANRQTPSFNAAKMSTPADKVLRKFENKINLDKLNVTDSVINKVTEKSRQKEADMYRIKDKADRATVEQVLDPRTRMILFKMLTRGIIAEINGCISTGKEANVYHARTANGESRAIKIYKTSILVFKDRDKYVSGEFRFRHGYCKGNPRKMVKTWAEKEMRNLIRLNTAEIPCPEPILLRSHVLVMSFIGKDDMPAPLLKNVQLSESKARELYMQVIEYMRRMYQDARLVHADLSEFNMLYHGGGVYIIDVSQSVEHDHPHALEFLRKDCANVNDFFLKHGVAVMTVRELFEFVTDPSITSENMDAYLSKAMEIASQRTKEERSSQDHVDEEVFKRAYIPRTLNEVKNYERDMDIMMKLKEEDMAMNAQQDNILYQTVTGLKKDLSGVQKVPALLESQVQEETRSDSEDAGSAECSDTDSEEQGDHAGSRRPPADLEVDRKERKKMVKEAQREKRKNKIPKHVKKRKEKAAKMKRGK; encoded by the exons ATGGGCGAAAGTGagctggaagaggaggagggcgGAGACTTTGATGACGACGATGACTGGGCGTGGGGCGATGGCGTCAGAAAGCTCACCCGGTGTTACGCTTCAGGTGGAGGGAGTAACCCTCAG GCCAATAGACAGACTCCCAGCTTCAATGCAGCTAAAATGTCTACTCCAGCAGACAAAGTTTTACGGAAATTTGAGAATAAAATTAATCTAG ataaGCTAAATGTTACTGATTCTGTAATAAACAAAGTCACCGAAAAGTCTCGACAAAAGGAAGCAGATAT GTATCGCATCAAAGATAAGGCGGACAGAGCAACTGTAGAACAG GTGTTGGACCCCAGAACACGAATGATCCTGTTCAAGATGCTGACGAGGGGCATCATAGCGGAGATCAATGGCTGCATCAGCACCGGAAAAGAG GCTAATGTGTATCATGCTCGCACAGCAAATGGAGAGAGCAGAGCAATCAAAATTTACAAAACTTCAATTCTGGTGTTCAAAGACCGGGATAAGTACGTCAGTGGGGAATTCAG ATTTCGCCATGGCTACTGTAAAGGCAACCCCAGAAAAATGGTGAAAACgtgggcagagaaggaaatgaggaaCTTAATCAG GCTAAACACAGCAGAGATTCCGTGCCCGGAACCCATCCTGCTGCGAAGTCATGTTCTCGTCATGAGTTTCATCGGCAAAGACGACAT GCCAGCGCCACTCTTGAAAAACGTCCAGTTATCAGAGTCCAAGGCTCGGGAGTTGTACATGCAGGTGATCGAGTACATGAGGAGAATGTACCAGGATGCCAGGCTGGTGCACGCGGACCTCAGTGAATTCAACATGCT GTACCATGGCGGAGGTGTGTACATCATCGATGTTTCTCAGTCCGTGGAGCACGACCACCCACACGCCTTGGAGTTCTTGAGAAAGGACTGCGCCAACGTCAATG ATTTCTTTCTGAAGCATGGCGTTGCCGTGATGACTGTGCGGGAGCTCTTTGAATTTGTCACGGATCCATCAATCACATCCGAGAACATGGATGCGTATCTCTCAAAG gCCATGGAAATAGCATCTCAAAGGACCAAGGAAGAAAGGTCCAGCCAAGATCATGTGGATGAAGAG gtgtTCAAGCGAGCTTACATTCCTAGAACCTTGAATGAAGTGAAAAACTACGAGAGGGATATGGATATAATGATGAAACTgaaggaggaggacatggccatgAACGCCCAGCAGGACAAT ATTCTATACCAAACTGTCACAGGACTGAAGAAAGATCTGTCGGGTGTTCAGAAG GTCCCTGCACTCCTGGAAAGCCAGGTTCAGGAAGAGACTCGTTCTGATTCAGAAGATGCAGGGAGCGCGGAGTGCTCTGATACAGACTCTGAGGAGCAGGGGGATCACGCCGGCTCCAGGAGGCCCCCTGCCGACCTTGAAGTTGATAGAAAG gaaagaaaaaagatggtcaaggaagcccagagagaaaaaagaaaaaacaaaattcctaAACacgtgaaaaaaagaaaggagaaggcaGCCAAGATGAAAAGGGGCAAATAG
- the RIOK1 gene encoding serine/threonine-protein kinase RIO1 isoform X3 codes for MDYRRLLMSRVVPGQFDDADSSDSENIDLKTLKEEDDVVFEDLQSNASEKMGESELEEEEGGDFDDDDDWAWGDGVRKLTRCYASGGGSNPQANRQTPSFNAAKMSTPADKVLRKFENKINLDKLNVTDSVINKVTEKSRQKEADMYRIKDKADRATVEQVLDPRTRMILFKMLTRGIIAEINGCISTGKEANVYHARTANGESRAIKIYKTSILVFKDRDKYVSGEFRFRHGYCKGNPRKMVKTWAEKEMRNLIRLNTAEIPCPEPILLRSHVLVMSFIGKDDMPAPLLKNVQLSESKARELYMQVIEYMRRMYQDARLVHADLSEFNMLYHGGGVYIIDVSQSVEHDHPHALEFLRKDCANVNDFFLKHGVAVMTVRELFEFVTDPSITSENMDAYLSKAMEIASQRTKEERSSQDHVDEEVFKRAYIPRTLNEVKNYERDMDIMMKLKEEDMAMNAQQDNILYQTVTGLKKDLSGVQKERKKMVKEAQREKRKNKIPKHVKKRKEKAAKMKRGK; via the exons ATGGACTACCGGCGGTTGCTGATGAGTCGGGTGGTCCCCGGGCAGTTTGACGACGCGGACTCCTCGGACAG TGAAAACATTGACTTGAAGACCCTCAAAGAGGAAGATGATGTTGTGTTTGAAGACCTTCAGAGTAACGCCAGTGAGAAGATGGGCGAAAGTGagctggaagaggaggagggcgGAGACTTTGATGACGACGATGACTGGGCGTGGGGCGATGGCGTCAGAAAGCTCACCCGGTGTTACGCTTCAGGTGGAGGGAGTAACCCTCAG GCCAATAGACAGACTCCCAGCTTCAATGCAGCTAAAATGTCTACTCCAGCAGACAAAGTTTTACGGAAATTTGAGAATAAAATTAATCTAG ataaGCTAAATGTTACTGATTCTGTAATAAACAAAGTCACCGAAAAGTCTCGACAAAAGGAAGCAGATAT GTATCGCATCAAAGATAAGGCGGACAGAGCAACTGTAGAACAG GTGTTGGACCCCAGAACACGAATGATCCTGTTCAAGATGCTGACGAGGGGCATCATAGCGGAGATCAATGGCTGCATCAGCACCGGAAAAGAG GCTAATGTGTATCATGCTCGCACAGCAAATGGAGAGAGCAGAGCAATCAAAATTTACAAAACTTCAATTCTGGTGTTCAAAGACCGGGATAAGTACGTCAGTGGGGAATTCAG ATTTCGCCATGGCTACTGTAAAGGCAACCCCAGAAAAATGGTGAAAACgtgggcagagaaggaaatgaggaaCTTAATCAG GCTAAACACAGCAGAGATTCCGTGCCCGGAACCCATCCTGCTGCGAAGTCATGTTCTCGTCATGAGTTTCATCGGCAAAGACGACAT GCCAGCGCCACTCTTGAAAAACGTCCAGTTATCAGAGTCCAAGGCTCGGGAGTTGTACATGCAGGTGATCGAGTACATGAGGAGAATGTACCAGGATGCCAGGCTGGTGCACGCGGACCTCAGTGAATTCAACATGCT GTACCATGGCGGAGGTGTGTACATCATCGATGTTTCTCAGTCCGTGGAGCACGACCACCCACACGCCTTGGAGTTCTTGAGAAAGGACTGCGCCAACGTCAATG ATTTCTTTCTGAAGCATGGCGTTGCCGTGATGACTGTGCGGGAGCTCTTTGAATTTGTCACGGATCCATCAATCACATCCGAGAACATGGATGCGTATCTCTCAAAG gCCATGGAAATAGCATCTCAAAGGACCAAGGAAGAAAGGTCCAGCCAAGATCATGTGGATGAAGAG gtgtTCAAGCGAGCTTACATTCCTAGAACCTTGAATGAAGTGAAAAACTACGAGAGGGATATGGATATAATGATGAAACTgaaggaggaggacatggccatgAACGCCCAGCAGGACAAT ATTCTATACCAAACTGTCACAGGACTGAAGAAAGATCTGTCGGGTGTTCAGAAG gaaagaaaaaagatggtcaaggaagcccagagagaaaaaagaaaaaacaaaattcctaAACacgtgaaaaaaagaaaggagaaggcaGCCAAGATGAAAAGGGGCAAATAG